In Brachyhypopomus gauderio isolate BG-103 chromosome 2, BGAUD_0.2, whole genome shotgun sequence, the DNA window GCATCAGAAGTCTGTTTTACCTTCACAATGAACTGGGGAACATCTATACGCACGGTAAGTTCCGAGTCACGTCTTTTTGAAAGTTTGGCTACATAAACTGCGCTGTAAACGCTCGCTTACTTATTACGGAAAGGGTTAAGACAGACATCTAGGACACACAGGTCACTGGGTAACAGAAACATAACGTCGAAGATGGTCTCACACTAAAAACGTACTGGTATGTGTAAACGTTTAATTGATATATAGTGCAGAGGTTATTCGTATTATTTAGGCCTACTTAAACTGGTTGACTCACTTTATTTAAtagtttttttcccccaatTTAATGTAAATCAGTCACCTTCAATTTGCAAGTATGGAAATCACTTTTAAGTTACACGATTTGGCTATGTTTTGTGAAATAAAACAAGGCAAATGATTCTGAAATTGGCCATGTTTGAACAGGGTTTGGAATACTGAACACAGATCTGTCCTAAACTTAATAGCATGCTGTGCGAGTTCAGTTTTTGGTTTTATGAATTTTATTGGGCTGTCAATTTTAGATTTTACCAATGGCAACAAAGGCAAAGGATGTGTTGAATTAccacaacatatacacacatcaccCATACACACCAGCTTACACCACTTACACAGATCCTGTACACTTCAAACCATACATCACATGCACACAGGACCTGGTACACACCAGCATACACCACTTACACACAGCACCTGTACACACCAACATACATATAAGTCAGGTGTGTCGGAGCAGCACCCCCTGCACCAGGCCATGTgtctgcagcagtgtgtgcttgCCTCTGCATCCTGGCTTCTACAAGCACCCTGCCTTCCAGCCTCTGACATCATCAGTCGAACAGGACAGGGTCATTTGAGCCTGACCTCCGCCTCACGCAGATGCTGCTGTGTGAGACACCGGAGACACACTCATCCACCTGAATGGCCTCCCACACCCTGTTTCCGAGTTGAACTCAAGCCAGCGCGCATTGTTTGCGTTGTgcattgttgcgttgtgttcataCTCTGGTCAGGTCCGGAACGCCGAGCTATGATCAGGACTGGCTGGCATATTTTAAAAAGAATCTTGAAGATCAGAAAGAACGCAGACGTGAATGTCTGTTCAGACAGACTGCTGAACTAGCATGGCCCAAATCCACACGAGAAGCTCTGAACTTACTAACCCACGGTGGCATAATCCACGCCAGAACACTGTTGTTTTGTGAGCAGAGCCAGCTCATTTGCAGCGGTTTGGTCTGAACACCAGCCCAGGTGGCTATTGCGTGTGACTGGATGGAGACATGGCCCCTTATTGGACGCCTGACCTTCAGAAGGGAGGGATATCCTCCAGTCAGTGAATGTTTCTACCTGCCTGTCTGTCCTGGTTTGCCTTGGATCACCTAGCTGTCTTAAAGTATCTGTGACCCTAGTTACCATGTCATAAACGCTGACCCTAGTTTCCATGTCATAAACGCTGACCCTAGTTACCATGTCATAAATACTGACCCTAGTTACCATGTCATAAACGCTGACCCCAATTGATGTGACACACCCCAACCATAGTTACCATGtcataaaccctaaccctagttacTATGTCATAATCTTTAACCCTAGTTACCATGTCATAAACCCTAATTCTAGTTACCATGTCATAAACTCTAACCCAAGTTACCATGTTCAAAGCACTGATCCTAGTTACCATGTCATAAACCCCAACCATAGTTACTCTGTCATAATCCCCAACCATATTTACCATGTAATAAACCCTAACACTAGTTACCATGTCCAAAGCACTGACCCTAGTTGTCATGTCATACACCTTAACCCTAGTTACGGTGTCATATACACCTGTCTGCAGTCTTAATCAAGTCTTGAAATATCAGGTTTCCCTGCACATCCCTTCTTACACAGACAGTTGCCGTGTCTGTGCTGACACCCGTCAGCTCTGACCAGCTCTAATGCTCACAGCAGACCTGACCTGTCCAGTCACACTGCACATAGTGTCAGGAGGGCAGAAGAAACAGGATGGTTTGGTTTCTAGGGCTACGTAACAGGCCAGGTCAGTGTGTTACTatggtgtgtttttgtttttatcatACTAAGATAGCAGAGATATAGCAAACGTGCTTTAttcaatcttttttttttactatctactgtttttaatgtttctttgctataaataagtaaacatacacatttctgtgtgCTCTGCTTTGGATGCACAGACACCATAATAGCACCGTACTTTCTATCTATAGCAGAGCAGATGTGAGCTTTTCTGGTGCTGAGCCCGAACAGATAACCACCTCAGAATAGAGCCGTTAGATAGCATGTGTGCTTTTACCGGTACTGGACTAGCCTTGTGTCATTGACGACACAAAGAGAGCAGCTAGTGGTCACTGTTCAGTGGAATATGAATATTTAATGGTATTATTTCTGTGACCGGAGTGCAGGAATGTACAGGTTGGGTCATTGGGACGTAGCGTGAGTGTGATGGGAATGATCCATGAGGATCCATGAGGAACTGTCATCCCTGTAAGAGGGGGATCACCCAGTGCACACTCCCCTTCATAAAGGACTGGGCTGAGCTCATTAACCTCAGGGGAAGACGTGTGTACCCATAATGCTGTTCTTCAACAGTATCTTTCAATAGGAGCATTTCACAGACATTTCACTTTTCTTCCTCTCCCTGTTTCCCTTTcgctgtctctttctctcttggtAAAtatcctgtgtctgtgtgtgtgtttccacagGTATTCCTCTGCTTTGTTTCATGGTGGTGCTCCCTTTGAACATGCCCTGGTCCCAGATCAGCGTGACATGGCTGGGTGTGGTGCACTTCCTGGCCTGTTTGTCTCCGCAGCTGGGCTCTGTCCTCTACCACCTGTTCATGAACCACGAGGGAGGAGAGCCCGTCTACAAAACCCTGCTCACCTTAGACATGTGTGGCATCTGTATGATCAACACTCTGGGTAAGGCCTTCCAGACGCCCCATCCACACACGGCTGCCTCTGGCCTCTCTGCTCTTTCTgtcttctctccctttctttcttgcATCCCTACTTCTTCTGAGAGTTTTTTTTATCCTGATCTCCTGCTGATTCATGGTTTTCGCATCTGTATGTTTTTGCGCACCCCTGCGTTTATGATGACACACCCTCCAGAGCGAGTGGCTTCCCTGATTCCAGCACATTTGGCAGGGCTACGTCATAGTGtcctttcacacacaccacgctgTGGAATAGCTCAGCAGAAAGCCACCGTACTTCGCCCCCGTGAGACTTATGTTTCTTTATGACTAGAGAATCATAAGTATGGTTATATTTCCTACATCTGCGTACAGTTTTAACCGATAAAAGGAAAGTGAAGTTGATTTTAGAACTGCCACTGAAACACATGAGTGAAACATCATCACTTTGAGCAAACCTGGAGGTTGCAGAATGTTCCCCTGAGGTCCGGAGCTCTCTTCGTGCGGCTGTCTTCTCCGGGTGCTGCTGTGGGGGTTGTGAGTGCTAGCACACCCAAGTGGTGGGCACTGACACCGGCAGCTATAGGTGTAGGTGGTCGGGGAGGAGAGATTCCTCCACCCTGTCGTTTTGTCCTGACTGAAGGTCAGAAATGACACAACTGTAAAATGCTGAGAAGAAGTCCTTAGAGCTACAGTTCCAGAGGTATACCTCTGTCCCCGCTAGTGTCACAAACCCGAATTTACATTCCTTAAACCCAGGACCATaattacacactacacacttcacactcctTAAACCCAGGCCCATAACTACACTCTCCTTACACACTCCTTAAACCCAGGACCataactacacactacacactccttaAACCCAGGAACataactacacactacacactccttaAACCCAGGACTTTTACATGTCTATTTATGAAGGATTCAGGCACATGTCCACTTATGAGGGAGTTCAGAAATCCTTATATAATTGTCAGAATATTTTGTTCTTGTTTTTTCATTATTACTACTAATgttactagtagtagtagtagcattgTTAACACATGAACAATTCATTTGTGTCTTCTTCTGCCCTTCCTGCAGGCGCCCTGCCCATCTTGTACACCACGCTGCTATGTTACCCCATCACACGcagcgccgccctgctggtGTACATCCTGCTGTCCAGCTACGCCATCTACTGCGCCGTGACGGCCCGCAGCCGTGTGCGCCGCCTGCGTTCCTTCGCCTGGCAGGCTGTTTTCCGCTTCTCCTTCTTCCTCCTGCGCTGGGTGGGCGTGGGCGGAGGAAGCCCCACCTCCCTGCGCCACTTCCTCACCATGGACGCCCTGGCCGTGGTGGGCGGGGTCATCAACATCACTCGCGTGCCCGAGAGGTTCCGGCCGGGCCTCTTTGACTACTGGTGCAACAGCCACCAGATCATGCATGTGCTGGTGGTTGGGTCCATCCTCTCGCTGCACTGGGGCGTGTTGGACGATCTGCTGTGGATCAGCAGCTACCACTGTCCCACGGACTGACCGGACCGGGCCTCCGGACCACCCGCGGGGAACCGGCGCTCAGACGCTGTTTGTAGCATGGGGCGTGTGGCACTGGTTCTGGGGGGAAAACGGGGGTCCGGAGGGGCGGAGACTGTGGGCGGAGACCTCGACGTGCGCAGGGCGGGGCTTAGCGCATGGAGAGTTTCACATGCGTCAGGAGCTGCAGCCTTTCACACACATGATGGTTCGTGACCTCAAATGCAGGAATGTAGATACTTGTGTCAGCATAACCCTGTCTGTGCATGGGAGATTCGTCCAGAGCTGAGACTAATATTCTACTGAATCCTACACACAGTGTAGgcatgcacaagcacacacacacacacacacatacacacacactcacgcaacACACTCAGAGGCATGAAGTCTGATATACATCAGTTATACACCAGCATTCAGAGCATTAATTGTAAAAACACCAGTGTGTTTTGTCTTAATTTCTGTACAAGTGTTGATGTGCAGTGGAGCCCTCAGACGGTTGGCTCTCAGAAACATCGGCGTTAGCCAGCACTGGTTTGCGTTAGCCAGCACTGGTTTGCGTTAGCCAGCACTGGTTTGCTTTATCCAGCCGGTCACGTGGGAAAGCAGCTGTTCAAAATGTAGCTGCTTATGAAGCCAAGATTGACACCTCTGAGGCACAGATGTCATACTAGAACTGTTAATGCACTCTGCActgaccccccacccccccccccccacacacacacacacacacacactgtactgaccctacacacatacacacacactactgagcctgcacacacacacacacacacacacacacacacacacacacacacactctgtactgaccctacacacatacacacacactactgagcctgcacacacacacacacacacacacacacacacacactcacacacacacattgtactgaccctacacacatacacacacactactgagcctgcacacacacacacacacacacactgtactgaccctacacatatacacacacacactgcaccgatcctgcacacacacacacacatacacacacaaactcttcaCTGATcctactcacacatacacacatgtacactttGCACTGACACCATtcaggcatgcacacacatacacatatacaaaaagtAACTACTGATACTGTCCTAGCAAGGTCCAGTGgaaatacttgagtaaaattgaaGTCTTTAAGTGGATATATACTATACTTTACTCATCCGACATGCTCGTCTCTTCTCACCCGTCCTACCTTTCTCCATCCTCCTCTCATTACTGCGTTCTTCCCCTTCCTGTGGTCCACATGCTGGTGGACGTTCTCACTCAGCCTTAGCCTGCTTCTTTAATCTCCAGGTTGTGTTAAGATCTGCACAGGCCGTCCTGAGGAAGACCTAGTAAGCAGAGAAGGTGAGAAAGAGGCCAGTGGCTGGCCAGGGCAGTCCCAGTGTCCAGGGCGGTCCCTGTGTCCAGGGCAGTCCCAGTGTCCAGGGCAGTCCCTGTGTCCAGGGCAGTCCCAGTGTCCAGGGTGGTCCCTGTGTCCTGGGTGATCTGCTGAATTTGGACAACAGATTGTTTTTGCACTTGATGATGACACACCTCAGCTAGCTGGAAGGTGGTTCATCCTAATCCTTATCCTCATCCTGGCCTGCTAGATTGGATGTGCTTCTGATCTAAATTAGGAACTTTTAACCCCAATTAAAAACATAATCTTGGGTATTAGACCAGGCATATTTTATTCTCTGTCATGCTGTTGGCACGGTGACTGCTTCTCTTCTCCAGTTGGTGTTTTCTGAAGTGCAGCTTTTGTGAGGTGTATGACAGTgtatggtggtggatgtggggacGTGATGCTGCTATCGTCTGCACCTCAGGGCCATTCATGTTATGTGGCTATAACGTATTAGCTAGCGGTGTCATCAGGCCCCATGCTGAGGCCCTTCTCCATAATCCTGCACTTATCAGCGGTCACCATGTATGTGAGAGGCATTCGGGGCTTGTTTGGTTGTAGTTGGGCTACTACAAAAAGCCCTTGATATTCAACATGTATTTCCTTACAGGAACTAGAAAGCCTTAACCATTACTTCTGCTTTGACTCTGGGTTGCTGTCTAAACTGAGTAGGTCGCTGTGGAGCTGCTGGGGTGCACACGTGTGTTCCACGTAGAGTGTGtggtgcacgcgtgtgttccATGTAAAGagtgtggtgcacacgtgtgttCCATGTAAAGagtgtggtgcacacgtgtgttccatgtagagtgtgtggtgcacacgtgtgttCCATGTAAAGagtgtggtgcacacgtgtgttCCATGTAAAGagtgtggtgcacacgtgtgttccatatagagtgtgtggtgcacacgtgtgttCCATGTAAAGAGtgtggtgcacatgtgtgttcCATGTAAAGagtgtggtgcacacgtgtgttccatatagagtgtgtggtgcacacgtgtgttccatgtagagtgtgtggtgcacacgtgcgtTCCATGTAAAGAGTggggtgcacacgtgtgtgttccAGGTAGAGAGCGtggtgcgcacgtgtgtgttccaggTAGAGATcgtggtgcacacgtgtgttCCAGGTAGAGAGCGTGGTGCGCACGTGTGTTCCAGGTAGAGAGCGtggtgcgcacgtgtgtgttccaggTAGAGAGCGTGGTGCGCACGTGTGTTCCAGGTAGAGATcgtggtgcacacgtgtgttCCAGGTAGAGAGcgtggtgcacacgtgtgttCCAGGTAGAGATCATGGTGCGCACGTGTGTTCCAGGTAGAGATCAtggtgcgcacgtgtgtgttccaggTAGAGATcgtggtgcacacgtgtgttCCAGGTAGAGAGCGtggtgcgcacgtgtgtgttccaggTAGAGATTGTGGTGCGCACGTGTGTTCCAGGTAGAGAGcgtggtgcacacgtgtgttCCAGGTAGAGATCATGGTGCACACGTGTGTTCCAGGTAGAGATCATGGTGCACACGTGTGTTCCAGGTAGAGAGcgtggtgcacacgtgtgttCCAGGTAGAGATCATGGTGCACACGTGTGTTCCAGGTAGAGAGCGTGGTGCACACATGTGTTCCAGGTAGAGATCATGGTGCACACGTGTGTTCCAGGTAGAGATCATGGTGCACACGTGTGTTCCAGGTAGAGAGcgtggtgcacacgtgtgttCCAGGTAGAGATCATGGTGCACACGTGTGTTCCAGGTAGAGAGcgtggtgcacacgtgtgttCCAGGTAGAGAGcgtggtgcacacgtgtgttCCAGGTAGAGATCATGGTGCACACGTGTGTTCCAGGTAGAGATCATGGTGCACACGTGTGTTCCAGGTAGAGATCATGGTGCACACGTGTGTTCCAGGTAGAGATCATGGTGCACACGTGTGTTCCAGGTAGAGAGCGTGCGTACGTGATTGCAGGGCAGTGTGAGGCTGCTACCGCTGTGATCTGGGCAGCATGGCCCAAATAAAGACACTTGCAGGTTTGAGTGTGGCAGGACGCTGGCCGTCAGCGACGTGTTCATCCCACTTCTGCACGTCTTCATCTCTTTTCAGTGTCCGTCAGCATATTTTTGTTCACTTTGCACAAtccttattttatttatactgtgaACAATGTGTTCTGTTTACCATGGGTTTCTGCATTTACACTGTAATTAATGTGAAAGCACGTGACAAAGTGAGACGGACGACTGTTCACTGGTACTGAACTAGCAGTGAAGCCAACACATCCTCATGTAACCTCATGTAACAGAGAATATGTAGAAGACCAGTGTGTAACCTCATGTAACAGATAATATGTagtcaaaaacaaaacaggtttagAGACAAGAAATTAGCTAGACAGTGTTGCTCATTTGTAACTGTCAAACACACTGATACAACGATATTACTTTATGTACCAATTGCCAAATCTTATTATTCAGGGTCTCAGGTGCAGTTACTCAAAGTTCCCACTCCTAAGAAGTGGGAAGTCTAAGAAGTCTCTTAGAAAACCCCTCACTTCACTTTTTGTTTCTGCACCCACTTTTCCCTCGGTCCCTTCTGCGCCCTAACACTGCTACTCCCTAATTCAGCAAACAGGTACATAACACTGTAACCAAGTAGTGCATGTTAGTAGCTCAAACAGTACTAAAGCAGTCcgtgtagagagagacagagtgacgTGGTTAATTAGCATCTGTAAGGTGCGGGCTGAAGGCATGGGCACTGTAACCACTACACATTATATGTGGGTCAGTCCGCTTCGAGCTTCACATGTAATCGTAGAACAGAAACACGTTAAGACCGGCGGGCTCGTACGGGAGTATTCAGAGGCAATACTACAACAGATGCCACTGTTCATCttatttatttcattgtttttaACCAAAAAAGGGCTTTGGATCTATGTGAATATCAGTAATGAAACTCATTTCAAGTCCTTATGGTGTAATTATTATGTAAATACCTGTATGTATGTAGACTGTTTATGCATATGGTGCAGACAGTGTAAACTAATAAGTTTTTATACATATTAATGTATAAAGCAGTGGTATCCTGATATGTTATCATTTTAAGTTAGCGTGTAGGCTAAGACAAGAGTGGCGAGGACATGTGGACATGTGTCTTGGTGGAAACAGGTGACTAATCTTCATTCCCATATGAAAGACACCAGACTTCCACAGAAAACCACAGTTTTGACATGACAGTGATTTCCTAAGAATAAACTGATGTGATGTCGTATTACATAAATACGTATCACAGTTATGATATCTCACTCCAGTGCCATGGTTAGTCTTTAATATACCTGATTAAATTATTACAATTCGAACATTCTCATACTTGACAGAGTCAGTTTTGAATTTTAACACCACACTTGATTACACTTAGGCTTTGGATCTGAATTTGACATATGTTATGTGTGGTCTTTAATCCAGCTCAGAATTGCAAACATTGTCAAGGTGGTGCTGGGAGGTGGGGCCTGGGAGGTGGGACTGGGGGGCGTGGTCTGGGAGGTGGGGCTGGGGGCGTGGTCTGGCAGCCTCCTCAGGGTGTGCTCATTCAGCACAGTGAGCGGAACACTGCAGCAGAAGGAGATTTTGGATTTAAAATCTTATTTGTAGTTCAGTCTGGGTTCCCAGATGTGACTGCTCTGATATGGTTTTCAGATAACTGACTGGAGTAAAcaggtctgtctgtgtttgaACAGAAGACTTTTTCTGTTTGTGTCTACATTTGCATATGGATTTTATTCACTGTATTCTTAAACATGAACAGTTCAGGTGGGTTGATTTGGAAATGGGAGTGCTGACATGTTAATACCTCTGATAACGACTAGATATCTATGCAgacccgcacacacacgtgtttgtgtgttcagaaAAAAAGGCATGTTTCTTTTAACCCTAATGAGGAGAAAAACAATCGATACATTAACACTGATGTATTTCACTCAGAAACACTGGGAGTGCCATCCTACAGCAGATTTAATGACCTCTAGAACTGATCCAGGGCCAGCTGTGCTTGAATCTTGGTCCTGTTTTCAGTTTCTCCCTCTGGTTCATAGCTCTAGGAGCTGGTCTTCAATCAGCCAGCAAGTGCTGAGAGTCACCATGACACTTCCGTTGCTCAGATCCCTTTCCCCATCTACAACAGACTGACTGACTTGGGGCGGAGCCTGGGGGTGGAGCCTGGCGAAATTCACACGGCTCTCAGGGCTTGTCTGCTCATTGATTCTGGACGACGTGAGTCGTGGTCGTTCTCTCTCGTGCTGGGGCATTCCTTCTCTGCATCTGTTTTTGCCATGTTACCATACATGACCTGGCTAACCCAGGACATGAACTCATTCAGGTGTTGAAGGCAGGGAACACGGCTCGGGGTCCCGAGGACCGTGGGTAAACAGACACTGAAGTCCCCTACCAGCACTGGCATTGCAGGACTCTGGTGGGGTTTGGTGCTGAGGGGCTTAAGCGGTCTTTCACTGGAGCACGACTACCATAGAGGGATGTAGGAGGTGTAGGTGATGTTGCCAGATCCTCCGGGCTGGTCCCTAGCCTGTTGTTTGTAGATGGGTGACAGTGTGGTGGAAATCCCCCATTGAGGGTTCCCCATCTCGCTTCTCCCCAACAGTCACAGACGAAAGGCAGGAAGGTGAGATTCCAAACCACAAATGTGCTTCAGAGGAGACCAGGGGATGGCTGACCATTCTCATCTCTACTCTGTGTTCCGTGATAACTGTTTTACTGATATGTTGTATGTATCCAAGACCCAAAATGTTTTCCTTAGGATACAGCTGCTGGATACGCTGTTGAGCATTTATCATTCATTGT includes these proteins:
- the paqr4a gene encoding progestin and adipoQ receptor family member 4a, with the translated sequence MAFLNGPRLLDWANSPPHLQFNKYVLTGYRPISSVQDCIRSLFYLHNELGNIYTHGIPLLCFMVVLPLNMPWSQISVTWLGVVHFLACLSPQLGSVLYHLFMNHEGGEPVYKTLLTLDMCGICMINTLGALPILYTTLLCYPITRSAALLVYILLSSYAIYCAVTARSRVRRLRSFAWQAVFRFSFFLLRWVGVGGGSPTSLRHFLTMDALAVVGGVINITRVPERFRPGLFDYWCNSHQIMHVLVVGSILSLHWGVLDDLLWISSYHCPTD